The stretch of DNA CACCTCGCACATCGTCACCACCGCATGATCGGCCCGGTTCGCACTCACGAATTCGAACCCCGCGACGGGATCGATCCGGTCTCCTGTGCGAACCAGGCCGCGGCTTTTTTCAGGATCTCTCGCTCTTCGCGCAGCCGCCGGTTCTCCCGGCGCAGCCGGCGCAGCTCCTCGCGCTCAGCGGTGGTCAGGCCATCTTGGCGACGGCCCTCATCTCGATCCGCCTGATTGACCCAGTTCCGGATCGTCTGCGCGGTTGGCTCGTAGTCCTTCGACAGCGCCTCCGGACTCTCACCCGAGCGAGCCAGTCGAACCATCTCTTCTCGGAACTCTCGTGGGTACGCGGGACGGGATCTTGGCATCGTGTGACCTCCTTTGCTCGCAAGAGCATATGTGTCCACGAAAACGGGGCAACTCCAATTCTCGGTGTGCTGGCCGAAGATGAACTGCGTCTCCTCTCCGTTGGGATCGACAAACTTGACGGGGTTGTTCAGAGCGTAGGCGTACTTAT from bacterium encodes:
- a CDS encoding transposase; this encodes MKFTGHERDFFAAGEADDLDYMHARYCDPCGGRFLSTDPINSADPKNPQSWNKYAYALNNPVKFVDPNGEETQFIFGQHTENWSCPVFVDTYALASKGGHTMPRSRPAYPREFREEMVRLARSGESPEALSKDYEPTAQTIRNWVNQADRDEGRRQDGLTTAEREELRRLRRENRRLREEREILKKAAAWFAQETGSIPSRGSNS